The segment atttatatatcaacaaaaatatttgaacGAATTAATTTGActgatttaaaacaaaaaaatccatACAGTTGTACTTGTGTTAGAGACATGTggttaatattacaattatttattaatattatttatgataaatacaaaggtaaaaaattttgGGATTATGTTAATACATCACTTGATGgaatattaatttctaaacataataatgatgttaaaaataaaaaattaacatggcACAgtgaagataaaataaattatccagaaatgaaaaatccagaattattttgtatatggatgatttatcatttaacTTTACTCTATGGTTATAGTAATGATGGTACATATATTGGTATTAATTGCAATAGAATAACATCAAATtatgatgaaattgataaaatattaaaatcatttttaaataacggAGGTAAAGATGGTGATAGAGATGaaattgatgaagaattaaaaataatgataccaatattaaaagaaatgaatGATTGGTGGCCATCTAGAATAACAATAATAGCATTAATATGGGATTGTTTTCATCGACGTCTTgatcaaacatttttaattcaaacatCAGGACCATGGTCTAtatcacttgaaaaaaaaacaccatttgatataattaaacaaataaaaatgagaattgaaaataattatgatagcAGTAAAGAATCAAGTTATGGTTTATTCCTACGATATCTTggtacattattaaaaaaaagttgggaTAAAAAAGACATGAGAATTTGGACACAATTAGAAGGAagaatattaacaaaatttcagaaaaaaaaattagaaataagttctgaatcaaaaatattcaattttatatcattatttttaacacttgCTGTTACAACTGATACAAAAAGAATTTGTACAGCTATGTTAAATTTAGTTCCATCTGTTGTTGATGAAACAAGTCTAGAAAATCCAAGACGTtcattacttaattttaaatcacagTTAGCATGTCTAATACTTTATGCAGATAAACGTATAAATCTTCAAGATATTGctgaacaaatattaaaaacaattgatattatttgttgtaaagAAGATGATTTATCAAGAACAATGATGTCATCATTTTTAGATACATTGGTATATGTATTGTCATCAAATGAAATACTTGATAAtggtgaaaattatttatttggtagTTGGGTTCATCGTTATCTTGATAATTGTCCAAAAAGTAAAgttggtattattttaaaaatgttaatcaatatatttccaCGTGCAAATGATCAAATACTTGATTGTTTATGGTATGCTGCACGTAGAACACGTACATTAGTTTTTGATGTTGAATTATCAAGTGAATATTATAATGACATTGCTCAACTTGCTgcattatttacattttgtgCTATTAAAAAACCTTCAATGGCATCAAAATATCAACACAATTCTCAAACACTATTTGAACATTtcacatcaataataaaagttaaagATATACGTGTTACActtcattatttatcaataatactaGTTAAAAATGATactgttgaattattaaaaaatgttgttaaaaattttgatttaatattaatacaagCATGGATAAAAGCTTGTATATTTAATCATGATTCAGACAAAGATGAAATATTAActcttaaaaataatgttattaatttaccagaaattaaacaattgtttCCATCATGGAAAGATGCTAGAGTTTTTACTGCTGAAGATGGttctttttttcgttttatcattgcaatatcaacaaaaagaaaaaccatAACTCAAAAAGAATACAATGTATTTGATAGAAGAATACGTATGATATTTAAAGATCTTGAAAAATGGATATTAACTccaatcaatgaaaataatataaattctgAATTAGCTATTCACATACACAACTGTTTGgggtcaatattttttttttgtagtgcTATGTTACATGAAAAGAATTCAAATGTAGgaccattaattaatttgataaaaacaacTTTATTACTATCTGAAGAACAatcgtatttaaaaatacattcaaaaaaaattttttccaaagCAATACTTGGACTTGGAACAGCTGGTGTTCAAAGTGATATAAatcttcataaaatttttgttaatctttttgataaatatttaccattaattgttattccaattgataatggtaaatttaaaaatactgagCCAATAACTCGTATATTTATGGATAGTAATATggaattttgtaattttttaattattaaattaacattatcatttataacaGCATATAATGGAAATACAACACATCAACATTGTCATCTTGTTATGGctgtttatgaaaattttctgAAAACATCAAATTGTCCAAAATGGCTTGTTGAATCAATTATCACACAttcaatgacaaaaataattgaaatttattttaaagttcaCGATATGCATCCACACAAAAAACaagctgaaaattttttaaaggcaatgtttaaaaattcaaattatacaacaaatgatatattgaaaaaaaaagttaatgataaaatagcaACAATACTAAGTAATTACTTATCTTATAAACCACaaatatcatttgatttattacgtttattaattaacattgatGTGGCAACTGTCAATTATATTATACCAATTTTTAATactgaaattataaaaatgcacAATGAAAAACGTCCAAATGCACAATTATTATCGTAagttaatgatttaaaacaataataataataattttttttgtatgttttattaatttaatttaatatatatttttttatattttttagttcaaCACTGGATCGTATTCGAgatgatgtaaaaaatattaaatcataatttcactcaagacaataaaaaaaaaaaaggctttatttattcaaatcaatttaatGAATCTGTGATTATTACAAatagttataattattatataaattacaagtACGATATTATAAGtagttgattaattattggtttgtttataatatatatttagaaaaaaaaaacgcaaaataagtatttgtattttatttacgaTGCTTCCGACGATGATGTTTTTGATTACCTGGTAATGTTGATGCAATAGTAGAAGCATCTTTTGGAGTTGTACTagcatcattatcattatcatcataatcatcgtCGTCAtcgttatcatcatcattacggctgatatcaacaacaacagttgATGTATCATTGAGAGGTGAACGTCATCCCATAGTTTCCAATCGTGATACAGCATTTCTAActgtactttttaataatgGATCAGCATTAGTTTCTAAAATTGCTTCTAATTGTTCAATATAATTGTCAAGATTTTGAATATTAGCTCCATCATAAATTCCTGGTAgtgaaattgaagaaaaacaaGTAACGAATTGATTTCTCAAAGTATCGAGATGTCGTTGAAGTGATTGATTTGTTATTCTTTGTTGATTTGCTTCTGAATCAAGACTTCTAACAGCACTGTGTAATTTATCAACGTGTCGTTGAAGTACAGCATTTTGTGCTTCGTAATCTGATGTTGCTTTTCTCAATTGTCGAAGTTCTGATTCACATGCTATTTGttgtaatttgaaaaattaattaaatgaatttttatttatatttttcatacctataataaataataataaaacttacaTTTATTGTGATCAAGAAACTCTTCAGTAAAAATTGGTATATCAAAACcagaaaattcattttcaactGGTGTTTCCtgctattaataataaaaattagaaattattggagaaaaaaaatgatttaaaatgatgaaaacaatattttataacttaCAATTGGATGATCATTTGGGATATCTGTTccatttctttcttttttattatttccactATTTTCTCGTTTTTCCAtttcttgtttttcattaaataatctGTATGCTTCAGTTTGTTTATAATCACGAAATTCACGATTATAACGTTCTTTGTCTTGTTCAGCAGCATCAAGATATTCTTGTTTTTGTTCAGTAGGCAATGAACTCCATTCAGAAGCAAGAAGTTTTGTCAAATCAGCAAATGACATTGTTGGATTTTCACTTCTTACTTTTTCTCtacgattatttaaaaatctaaaatatcCTGTTAATGGTTGTTTTGGTGCTGTTGCATCTCTCAGtgtttttttacgttttttttggCGATTTGTTGTATTTGCTTGTGACATATTGCCAGATGAATtaccactttttttattaagatcTTGAATATACTCATCTAGAGTTTTGGTCTCATTAagtgttgatgatttttcagtatgttcattattttcaccatTGACTTTTGTTTGCACCAATCCTCCATTTATTTCAGTATTTTCActcatttttctttcttttatattgtcaaatttaataaataatattcatcaaaaCTATTCTATGattgtattgtatttattgttattttgaagGTTATGATactaatgacaaaaaaaaaataaatgatttgacCAGCGTTGCCAACCCTGACATGCACACAATGGATTCCCTAGCGATTAGCGGTaaataggtgctttcttttggagatcctttcatttcttttgagtatttattttttttcacttcaatgCGCCAGATCATACACATATTACGCAAACATGAGgagagaacagtggcgtcgaacaaataattcttaaaaaataagaattaaaacatggctgatccagctccttggggacgttccaaaaagCATTCGGAAACCCGGAAGTTCAAGAttgtgatcatagaaaatttttgatactttgttgtggtagacatgattgtttgttcatgtatttttataggcacaaatcaataaattattattgtttaattattaataataattatgaaaatacttttcacaacCGTATTAAGTAACAAAAGCAAATGGCATATGCAATATggctgtttttgttatttacaatatctacagtaacctctagttacttttaagtttattttatcactatattttttcatctactgcgccggtccgggtttccgagtgatttttggaacgtcccccttatgtcctacgctgttgcaatctGACTTTTTGCCGACTGCGCATTTaactgcgcatgcgcgaaaataaacgaaaaaaaataaacacccaaaagaaagcaccttaTGTCATACGCTGTTGCAATCTGACTTTTTGCCGACTGCGCATTCAACTGCGCagggaataaataaacagggaaaaaataaacactcaaaagaaagcacctaattTCTGAATAGATCCTTGGAAAATTGCATAGTCaaggggtgcattcctttaataaaaaattttttttcgctctgcaatttcgccctgtaataccgacaagtagctagaaacagaaacagcgacaaaagtgataaaattctcCATGCAATATCCTAGACTTTACTAATGTCTAGTacgacctatgtgacaataacaagcaAGTACAACAAgtctattttctatttatttcagtttgatataacaaTTGAACAGTCATTCAGGTAATTCTTCCAATGATTGGaagcttgaaaaaataatgtcatgtgccagtactgcccagtactgccactacaagaaatagcattttcctataaaattttggtcggtattacagggcgaaattgcagagcgaaaaaaaaatttttattaaaggaatgcacccatttgctttcttttgggtgtttattttttttcctatttatttttgcgcATGCGTagttgaatgcgcagtcagcaaaaagtaaatttgcaacagcgtagtacatgaggggctggatcggctatgttttaattcttattttttaaaaataatttgttcgacgccactgtcCTCTCCTCATGTTTACATAATGGCTGCTTTCTTTCATGAACTCAGTGTTCAAAACACTGATGTGATCTCCATCAGCGCACGCGTAGGTGCAGATGTGCAGAATtactcattaaaaaaaaaatggctgtgCATTGGCGCtggtattatatttatatttttcttgacatTTTTGTACTAacctaaaaatattgaaattgttGGTTTTGTAAACACACTTTTTTTTGAGGTTCCATTCTATTCCattttattctaaataaattgtttatgtttttcaGTTGCAATCGGTTGACACAACAAAATGCTGAATCCTGAATGACAAGAAATTTGACACActaatgttaatataaatataatgccAGCGGTTGCCGGCGccaataggtgctttcttttgggtgtttattttttttcctgtttattttcgcgcatgcgcagttgaatgcgcagtcggcaaaaagtcagattgcaacagcgtaggacataaagagctggatcagccatgttttaattcttattttttaagaattatttgtttcgacGCCACTGCTCTCTCCTCAATTTTGCATGACatacgcatgtgcatgatcatgtgCATGCGCATATTATGCAAACATGAGGAAAGAAGAACGATGGCATCCGGctaaataattcttaaaaactaaaaatggCTATGGCTAATCCACCATATTCCTTTGTTGCAAAACTTCATGTTTGCATAATATGCGCacgtgcatgatcatgcgcattgaagtaaaaaaaaaaaaaaatacccaaaagaaagcacctagcAAGTGCTTCTTAGTTTCTTTAAACTCTAATGGATTAATTGCATGCGTAGTTTAGAAGTTATCATTTTTTCGGATCTTCAAGATGGCGGTAAATACACTTTGAtccaacaatttaaaaaattcccaGGCTtggggtacgttccaaaacCTCCGTTCGGTTCGGTATATCACGATAGCGGTGATTCATACTGAATTtggaaaatttcaaaaatccCTATATGTTTCCCTGTATCAGTGTCAGTTTATTTTAACGTTCCCTTAAGGGTTGAGGTTATGTTGATTCGGAGAAACGACAGAAAAATTTCTCCTTGTCgttgattttagaaaaaatttctcagcagtgaaattattttttcacacagttagagaaatggcggacaaatcTCTCTACCCTTTCTTCAACTTTCTCCaccatttgttcaatttttttctaactttttcaatttccaatttttccaaaaaaaaatgactaattattaattgttacataacgcaaagcataatgatgttaattttttttgtaaaaaattgaaattcaaagacactttttttcaaaaaagttgatataccaGACGTACTTGGTCTACAAAACTCTCGTAATCGTTTCattaaattgatgaatgtgggaaaatgactgaaaaaattttccgtcttcgttgatttcggaagaatttctctgcggtaaaatttttttcttcgcaCGTTACTCCGCGTATTTTTATCGCGAAGAAATATTTCTGAACGTTTCTTCACCCAActcgattcggagaaaattcggaaAGAAATTTTGATTCCTTTctccactcatttctccgcatgggtcaatttgggagaaattcggagtaatcgcggagGTATTCAGGAGAAATCGCGGGGAAATTCACCAGGGAAAGGTTTCAAAACGCCTTCTacacaagtaaaaaaatattttaagacGCTCTTCACTTGTTAATATTCTATTCTAAAGAAATAAAAgctcaaaaatagaaaaaaaatatataagtatacaAAAAATCACTATAATAAAAAGGAAGAAATTGTTTTAGAggtctttatttatttgtcattattttttttttttagtgagttctaaactttttttaataaagttcCATTAAAAATAGGTTCGTAGAGTTATTTTTGAAGTCTTCGATGAAACTTTCCTATCTTGGTTGGAACTTTTAAACCCTTTgtgtcttttttaaattatctcaTTGTCTTCAAGTTGTTGAGCatccattaaaaaataattttgtgtcCGTATACAGGACGCGTTGAATCTTCTCATTTCTTCTACTATAGGTGGTCGTTCAAATGCACCAAAAGATTAGACAGTTGATGTAATTTTTCTCCTCGCCAACCTCATCAAAGGCTCCTTGATCTTTTTTGCATTAAATAACTGAATTTCCTGGGAGCCCATCATGATTCGATACGCTGAAAAAGCCACATGAATATTTTGTATGATGAATAATGGTCCAGGCAGTTAATGTCATCTCTTTCCTTGCCAACATCATCAACGGTTGCTTGATTTCTTTGGGCATAAATCTTTCCCAAATGCTttaatactgaaaaaaaataataaattaatttcactaTATGAAATCAcgtgttttctttttttcaccaaactatcattattattattattaaattctaccaaaaattcaaaataaaatatcacatGCTATTGATTAGagcgaaaaaagaaaaatagtaatttctaCTTACTAAATAGgtttttcactttttaaaattaaattatgataaaaaaaaattgtaaattattaaatagaaattattaaatagatgTATATCGAGAGATGTCAGTAAAACACGATGTCCAGTACaagataataaaagttttttttttttttttttacggcgCTCAACTTCCAAAAATATCACCTCCACAACTTGTCCCTTCTATGATTATGAATCATAATTCAAATAGTTAATGAGATTCTTTTTCCCGTCAACATCATCAAAGCCTTATTGGTTCCTTGGCGTAAATTTCTCCAATTTTTCATCAGGTATAGGTCGTATAGGTCTATATACTCACGCACAAATTTTCACATAATTGAAAtctacattaaataatatttcgaaaCAAAAAATCACGTAGCAAAACAAAGGAAATTTCAAGCTCACGtagtataaattaataaaagagaaaattatcatgtttcgaaaaaaaactcATCATTTGATATAAGAAACTTGAATTCATCCCTGGTGGAGaaaatctctccggatttctacgcaattgagacttccggagatatttacGGAGACACGGAGTAATTTAGCTCAG is part of the Aphidius gifuensis isolate YNYX2018 linkage group LG1, ASM1490517v1, whole genome shotgun sequence genome and harbors:
- the LOC122848505 gene encoding protein MMS22-like, whose amino-acid sequence is MDEKCSIFCCNGKVNSNDFELSKTSILIINELERLTNHNVNYQLDKKQVTLFGYNYPASTAILQLKHLNNCLKMQLKILNRYINNDNNNVLTQNQSNTDFLKLRKSIGDFIDYTGTYFLSIIEEMPTMQNPLILRVNGEIEDMLNELSRFLSQLKYIPSSTFHYIVANIGNNCNQPEFHLYHTHLELRWHILILFYSRIVLLQENDQLDKTINLIIDDLIYISTKIFERINLTDLKQKNPYSCTCVRDMWLILQLFINIIYDKYKGKKFWDYVNTSLDGILISKHNNDVKNKKLTWHSEDKINYPEMKNPELFCIWMIYHLTLLYGYSNDGTYIGINCNRITSNYDEIDKILKSFLNNGGKDGDRDEIDEELKIMIPILKEMNDWWPSRITIIALIWDCFHRRLDQTFLIQTSGPWSISLEKKTPFDIIKQIKMRIENNYDSSKESSYGLFLRYLGTLLKKSWDKKDMRIWTQLEGRILTKFQKKKLEISSESKIFNFISLFLTLAVTTDTKRICTAMLNLVPSVVDETSLENPRRSLLNFKSQLACLILYADKRINLQDIAEQILKTIDIICCKEDDLSRTMMSSFLDTLVYVLSSNEILDNGENYLFGSWVHRYLDNCPKSKVGIILKMLINIFPRANDQILDCLWYAARRTRTLVFDVELSSEYYNDIAQLAALFTFCAIKKPSMASKYQHNSQTLFEHFTSIIKVKDIRVTLHYLSIILVKNDTVELLKNVVKNFDLILIQAWIKACIFNHDSDKDEILTLKNNVINLPEIKQLFPSWKDARVFTAEDGSFFRFIIAISTKRKTITQKEYNVFDRRIRMIFKDLEKWILTPINENNINSELAIHIHNCLGSIFFFCSAMLHEKNSNVGPLINLIKTTLLLSEEQSYLKIHSKKIFSKAILGLGTAGVQSDINLHKIFVNLFDKYLPLIVIPIDNGKFKNTEPITRIFMDSNMEFCNFLIIKLTLSFITAYNGNTTHQHCHLVMAVYENFLKTSNCPKWLVESIITHSMTKIIEIYFKVHDMHPHKKQAENFLKAMFKNSNYTTNDILKKKVNDKIATILSNYLSYKPQISFDLLRLLINIDVATVNYIIPIFNTEIIKMHNEKRPNAQLLSSTLDRIRDDVKNIKS
- the LOC122848512 gene encoding high mobility group protein 20A isoform X1, whose protein sequence is MSENTEINGGLVQTKVNGENNEHTEKSSTLNETKTLDEYIQDLNKKSGNSSGNMSQANTTNRQKKRKKTLRDATAPKQPLTGYFRFLNNRREKVRSENPTMSFADLTKLLASEWSSLPTEQKQEYLDAAEQDKERYNREFRDYKQTEAYRLFNEKQEMEKRENSGNNKKERNGTDIPNDHPIQETPVENEFSGFDIPIFTEEFLDHNKSCESELRQLRKATSDYEAQNAVLQRHVDKLHSAVRSLDSEANQQRITNQSLQRHLDTLRNQFVTCFSSISLPGIYDGANIQNLDNYIEQLEAILETNADPLLKSTVRNAVSRLETMG
- the LOC122848512 gene encoding high mobility group protein 20A isoform X2, whose product is MSENTEINGGLVQTKVNGENNEHTEKSSTLNETKTLDEYIQDLNKKSGNSSGNMSQANTTNRQKKRKKTLRDATAPKQPLTGYFRFLNNRREKVRSENPTMSFADLTKLLASEWSSLPTEQKQEYLDAAEQDKERYNREFRDYKQTEAYRLFNEKQEMEKRENSGNNKKERNGTDIPNDHPIETPVENEFSGFDIPIFTEEFLDHNKSCESELRQLRKATSDYEAQNAVLQRHVDKLHSAVRSLDSEANQQRITNQSLQRHLDTLRNQFVTCFSSISLPGIYDGANIQNLDNYIEQLEAILETNADPLLKSTVRNAVSRLETMG